ATTGTCTTTTCATCTAATACCAATAACTCTTGAAACTAGATGCCCAATCAAAGCACAGAAACAACCTACAAGGAGAGCCTGTGACATTGGCCCTATGGTTGATGCAACAATCACCATGATGACCAATGCTTCAATCACTATAATGCACATCACTCTCCTGCCTAGGGATACCACTGGGCCCAGGGAAAGACCTGTGAGTGTACATAGTGCCATTTTGTCCCATGGCTGAAGATGGTTTGCCAAAAATTTATTCTCATCCTCCAACAGAAAGGGGTAAAACAACAACTGAAGCAACCATTTTCTTTGGGGCTGACAACACCATTccgaaatcagaaaaaaacattaCTTCGGAAGGAGACCACATTACTCCAGTAAATGACTATACCCTGGAAAGTGATTTCTCAACAACAGACAGCAAGCTTACATCtccaaaagaaaaactaaaatcagAAGATAATGTTGGCTCTCGTATTATTAAATCATCAACCCATGTGGAAAAAGAAATTGCTACGCTGACAGGCACAGTAAACTCCATAGCTAATGACTCTATTACTGAAAATTTAATTCCAGTGAAAATTGATAATATCTCATCACCAGGCGCAACTGTTTCTTTAATAGATTTTTCCACTAACATGGCAAAAGAAGATATTCTCTTGGATACCACTGACCCAGCGAATAAAGATGTCTCAATAACTTCTGAAGTCTCTGGCACATTAAAGGAAGGCACCACCAGCATTGCAGACACCCCTAATCTTCCAGCTAAGAAGGATAAGCCTGATGATAACAATTATAGTTCCTCAGTAAAATCCAATGTCACTGCTAATGAGGCAGTCCAGATCACCAACTCGTCTATTCCTGAGGCTGAAATCTCTACTGCTACTGAAAAAAATTTCACTATTCCAGACATAACTGcctttacagaagagaaaataactgaaattgaCTTAAGTCTTCCAGAGAATGACCCCAATCCTGTGCCTAAACTAACAGACTCTGATGAGGAAAACTTCATCACTGTGTTTGAACTCACTACCACTGTAGAAAGAGACAAAGATAACCCTGAAGATATCCTGCTAACCAATGAAGAGTCTATGGATGAAGTCAATGTTTGGATGGAGAAAGATATCACAAATGAAGCAGAGAACAATCCCATTTTGCTCACTGCTGTGGAATCCAGATATGACTTTGTAATCCCTACATCAGTAGCTATGAACCTCACGGAGGATTCATCTACCCTGACAAATGAAGATCTGTCTGAGAATAATGCAATAGAATTTGTAACTAAGGACAGCGAGCCACTTTCAGAAACTACCCCTGATCCAGATACCCTAAGTCATGAGGAAGATGCCTTTACAACTGAAATGGGTGTCTTTAAGTTACTGAAAGAAGAACCAGATGAGTTCCtgatttaaaagcagcaaaacagATGCCACACAGAATTGAGCAACAATTCTAGACAGCTAGTTTTAACATCTAAGAAGCTTGCCCACCAAgcaaaaatcttaataaattaaagaaagtGAGCATTTAAGGCAAGTATTCGACTCAGAAAAATGTGGATACTTAACAATAGAGGTCATTCAGTAGAATATATTTATGGAAACTTAAAAACTCAGTATACAAGAGTTCCCTGAGTACcaaaaaatttaattcaattattaTCCAATTATTTATcttaatataaaatctttaatccCAGCTTTCAGGTATATGCAGACAGCAATAAAGAAAGCTGACTTCCTGCCTACATTTAATGATGTATGTCATTTTAGTTAACCCTTGAGAGCATATTTTAGTGTGAGTTGAAGAGATGAGAACTAAATTAACATATCTCAAAAATTATTGTAGTATTAAAAGTTCTGAGATGCTAATTCTAAACAGATTTTTTCATGCAACCAATGATtctcttctattaaaaaatatatttgcaatccTCCATAAGAATTAAGGTTATTCAGTAATTTTTAGCatgtaaaaaatgtaagaaatagtatAGGGTTCCTGGTTCATGTTGGATGCAAACTAAgtcaaaatgatattttataaacatgTAAATTTGTCAAAATATTGTGTACAAACATATGaatcaatttaattttctttctgtaaaattTCTCTCCTgaatttttgtcaatttttttcagGTCTTAAGCACTGCTAACGCACTCTTCTTATGCTTTTGGTTAGCAATTCAAGAACATGTATCTTCATTCTTTCCTGacacagacttttaaaataggtctgttttcattttgctgatttttcttcaataaatctTTTGACAGCAACTGATTTACTGTGTGTAAATGTGTTTGATATTCTAGTACAGAATTCTTAAATTACAAGAAATGTaagtacagttgatccttgaacatgGGAATAAGGAAGGCTGTTTCCCTACCAGTCAAAAACACACCTATAACTTCTGAGTCTCCCCAAACTAAGCCATTAAAAAACTACTGTTGACTGGAATCCTTACCAATatataaacagtcaattaacacatacttTGTGACTCTGTTATAAGCTGTAGTCATACAgctaataaaaaggaaatattattttaaaaatcatgtaagaAAAACATTTAGAGTATTGTACcataaaaaatccaaatatacgtggacctgtgcagttcaaacttGTGCTGCTCAAGGGTCAgttgtaaaattaaaatctattgtttaaaaaacaacttaACTTTGTTATTGGACAGAATTATTCTACAGAGACTCGACTCataattttattgaattaaaagaaaaagaaaaacaaagccaaaacacTGGGTAAATAGAAAATGGCAtacttgggggagggggggagtgtAGAGGAGGGATGTATACCATTAGATAGACTATAGACTAGAATAATTATGGAAGCATGTTAAAACCCAGAAACACATCTTAACATAAAAATTTAGTATATGTTAAGGTGAActtcaaaaccatgagatatgATGAGTAATTAATCTTGCTTTAATAGCTGAGTATTTGAGGAAAAATTAAGCTGCAGTATTAGGatcacactctaaaataaattctacatgaatcagagacttaaatataaaaccatacaatagcataaaagaaaatacatgtatatttattcaaGTGGAGTTGAGAAATCTAAGCATATAAGAAATGGcaaaaaggagatttatagaTTTGACACCATAATAGGTAAATTTTGtacaaaagaaaatcaacataaaattaaaaatcaaataataattcGGGAAAAATAACTGCAATATTCATGGCAGTGAAAAGGTTATTATCATCAGTCTCTGAAGAGCTCCTAAAGAGAATGTgttttttgaagagaaaatattttaaatgacaataaGAAATAAGTAATTCATGAAAAACAAATTGCCACTAAACATATAAAAAGTCAATGATCACAGTATTCCAAGAAAGTGaaattattagatatttattttaaaccatttaataactgaaaatgatcattttaaatattcattgttGGATAGTACAAATTTCTCCACCCTTTCTGGAAGGCAATGTGGAAATATATGCAacaagcattaaaaatatttaaactttttagcCTATTTTGCAACTAAGAATTTTCTCAAGAATTAGAGACCATGGtggatcctgggtggctcggcggtttggcacctgcctttggcccagggcgcgatcctggagtccccagatcgagtcccacgtcgggctcctggcatggagcctgcttatccctctgcctgtgtctctgcctctctctctctctctctctctctctctctctgtgtctatcataaatacatttttaaaaaatctttttaaaaaaaaagaattagagatcATGAAAGTAGCTAACAGTTATTATAGGCTTTATTGTGTTCAACATTTAGAATAACATTTGCTTTTCATGACAATCCTATAAGGGAGAACAATATTctactcattttatagataaagaaactaagtCAGGAAATCTATGTAACATAGCCAAGCCTTATAGCTATTATGTAGTAAAGAAGGCTTCAAACCAGGCAGTCTTCCTGCAGAGCCCATGCTCTCCTCATCACTATGCTCTATTGGCTCTCatagttttacaaaaaaaaaaaatattgtcagagggattcatgtaattttttaaggtttataaaagagatacactaaaaataatctaaaattctagtgacgtggatggaattggttACATTTCTGTATACCCATATGAAGCAACAGTacgcactttttaaaaatggtctgTAAAagagaattcattcattcatctgttcattcattcattcatctccacacccaatgtggggcttgaactcacaaccctgaaatcaagagtcatgtgctctaccaactgagcagcCAGGTGGCCCAAAAGAATTTAATCACATagggggaaaaggggaaaatCACACTAAACTCCTAAATGAAATTTACACAGtgatatgtaacatatatatataaatagctaGATACATATAATAGTTTAACAGTGATCATCTCTAGGAAGGAAATGGAGGTGATTTTCATTCTCTCTGCTTTCATGCATTCCAGAATATAAACTACACCAGGGTGTTGAATGATTGTCAACACTATCAGCCAGAAAATTAGAGTGCCAATCTATATCTTCCTAcacctaataaaaatattagctagtatttatttactttgtatcAGAcaccattttattccattttaatttataaaatatttattgtttaccTACTACATTCCAAGCACCTCAGAAGCCTCTTATGTATGCTATAGTGAAACAAAGGACACAGCCCCTGCCATCACGGACATTAATCCactggaaaagagaaatattaaacaAATCTCAAATAATCACACATGGAGCAATACCAACTATAGATTGTAATGGTTCTTACAaacaagatattatttttaaaaagagagagagattatagcTGCAGGCTTCACACAAATTTAAATCTAGAGAAGTTGTCTCTGAAAAAAGTGAGATTGAAGCTAAAGATTGAAAAATGTGAAGAGTTGAGGACACAACGTGCCTAAAGCCCTGAGGCTAGAAATGTCCCAAGTTTCTCAAGGAAATGAACAGACTATGTGATGAAACATATCATTGgttgaaaaataacaaattgaAACTGAAAAAGTAGGCAAGAAACAAATCATGTGGTGCTTGTTGAAAGCTATGAAAAGGTTTTAATAATTTTGTCCTCAAAAGCACCTTAGTCCTGAGATAGGTGGCAAGCTGAATAGCATTCACTACTTTATAAACTGCAACCATAGTTCCTTTATggactttgtttaaaaaaatagtttgataGTCTCCTTTGAGATATGAGGCCCTTGAGGCATAAACTAGACTAGAACAATTAAAGTAATTAATGTGGTCAGTTAAAACAAGATAATGGGAAATTTAAGGATAAGACAAAGATAGGAGAAACACAATACCTGTGCAACTGGCTAGAGTCTAGAAAGAAGAGTGTCCAgtgttgtatgtcaactatacttcaatttaaaacacacacacacacacacacacacacacacacattttaaaaacagtggCCAGTGAGATTACTGGTGGCCAGTGGACACCAGACTTTTCAAAAATTGGATGCTTAATAATCAATTTTAAATTGCACAACTTCATAGTAAAATTTCTCCTCACCCTGAAATTTCATTAAACATGAAAGAAACAAGGTCTTGAATACGTGATTCTTAAGTAAAGGAAATGGTGGGCCTGAGGAGACACAGCTAAGATATGGAATT
This portion of the Canis aureus isolate CA01 chromosome 14, VMU_Caureus_v.1.0, whole genome shotgun sequence genome encodes:
- the CABS1 gene encoding calcium-binding and spermatid-specific protein 1, yielding MAEDGLPKIYSHPPTERGKTTTEATIFFGADNTIPKSEKNITSEGDHITPVNDYTLESDFSTTDSKLTSPKEKLKSEDNVGSRIIKSSTHVEKEIATLTGTVNSIANDSITENLIPVKIDNISSPGATVSLIDFSTNMAKEDILLDTTDPANKDVSITSEVSGTLKEGTTSIADTPNLPAKKDKPDDNNYSSSVKSNVTANEAVQITNSSIPEAEISTATEKNFTIPDITAFTEEKITEIDLSLPENDPNPVPKLTDSDEENFITVFELTTTVERDKDNPEDILLTNEESMDEVNVWMEKDITNEAENNPILLTAVESRYDFVIPTSVAMNLTEDSSTLTNEDLSENNAIEFVTKDSEPLSETTPDPDTLSHEEDAFTTEMGVFKLLKEEPDEFLI